One genomic window of Cygnus olor isolate bCygOlo1 chromosome 3, bCygOlo1.pri.v2, whole genome shotgun sequence includes the following:
- the PSMB1 gene encoding proteasome subunit beta type-1, which translates to MLSAAGGMLPGLGLELGGPRGAALQYRFSPYTFNGGTVLAIAGEDFCIVASDTRLSEGYAIHSRDSPKCYKLTERTVIGCSGFHGDCLTLTKIIEARLKMYKHSNNKTMTTGAIAAMLSTILYSRRFFPYYVYNIIGGLDEEGKGAVYSFDPVGSYQRDSFKAGGSASAMLQPLLDNQIGFKNMQNVEHVPLTLEKALQLVKDVFISAAERDVYTGDALKICVVTKDGIKEETIQLRRD; encoded by the exons ATGCTGTCGGCCGCCGGGGGGATGCTGCCGGGGCTCGGCCTGGAGCTGGGCGGCCCGAGGGGGGCTGCCCTGCAGTACCGCTTCTCGCCCTACACCTTCAACGGCGG GACTGTGTTGGCGATTGCTGGAGAAGACTTTTGCATTGTTGCCTCTGACACACGACTGAGTGAAGGTTATGCAATTCACAGCCGGGACAGTCCAAAATGCTACAAACT AACAGAACGAACGGTCATTGGATGCAGTGGTTTCCATGGGGACTGCCTGACGCTTACTAAAATCATTGAAGCAAGATTAAAG ATGTACAAGCATTCCAATAACAAGACCATGACTACTGGGGCTATTGCAGCAATGCTGTCCACAATTCTGTACTCCCGACGTTTCTTCCCTTACTATGTTTACAACATCATTGGTGGACTTGATGAGGAAG ggaaGGGAGCAGTTTATAGCTTCGATCCAGTAGGCTCGTACCAGAGAGATTCTTTCAAAGCAGGTGGATCAGCAAGTGCCATGCTGCAGCCCTTGCTTGATAACcag ATTGGCTTCAAGAACATGCAAAATGTGGAGCATGTACCTCTGACCCTGGAAAAGGCTTTGCAGCTGGTTAAAGatgtctttatttctgctgctgagagAGATGTGTACACTGGTGATGCACTTAAGATTTGTGTGGTCACAAAAGATGGAATTAAAGAGGAAACTATCCAGTTACGAAGAGACTAA